In Helianthus annuus cultivar XRQ/B chromosome 9, HanXRQr2.0-SUNRISE, whole genome shotgun sequence, the following are encoded in one genomic region:
- the LOC110937134 gene encoding hyoscyamine 6-dioxygenase produces MSFRDLHMEMKEDKDARWFELECVPEDYIPLKENRPQNLDSPVCDSIPVIDLAKPNGLVEEILKGSQEFGFFQVINHGIPEKILIDAMNVLKEFFDMQGKNAPTGTIPDKKGYIYTRSDFADDGTNLWRENLKHPCHPLERCIHLWPDTPTRYQEVIATYLVEIQKLSSRILEMIDEGLGLEQGHFKNTSEVQLLSSNFYPPCADPSLTLGLSPHFDTSLISLVYQGGSPGLQFIKDGQWINVGAIPNAFVVNIGNQLEIISNKKLKSVQHRVVTSTHATRLSIATFVNPSLDCIIEPAKVLVNELEPSLYPTSQYKDYVQRTNAFGAYTAAILNAMR; encoded by the exons ATGAGTTTCAG GGATTTGCATATGGAGATGAAGGAAGATAAAGATGCAAGGTGGTTCGAACTCGAATGTGTACCTGAGGATTACATACCATTAAAGGAAAATAGACCCCAAAATCTTGATAGTCCTGTTTGTGATTCCATTCCTGTCATAGATCTTGCGAAACCAAATGGACTCGTTGAAGAAATCTTGAAGGGTTCTCAAGAATTCGGTTTCTTTCAG GTGATAAATCATGGAATCCCAGAAAAGATATTGATTGATGCAATGAATGTTCTTAAGGAATTCTTTGACATGCAAGGCAAAAACGCACCAACTGGAACTATCCCAgataaaaaaggttatatttacACACGTAGCGATTTCGCAGATGATGGCACAAATTTATGGAGGGAAAATCTTAAACATCCTTGTCATCCATTGGAGAGATGCATTCATCTATGGCCAGATACACCGACTCGATATCA GGAGGTGATCGCAACATATTTAGTAGAAATACAAAAATTGAGTTCAAGGATTTTAGAGATGATTGATGAAGGATTAGGACTCGAACAAGGGCACTTTAAAAATACAAGTGAAGTTCAGTTATTGTCATCTAATTTCTACCCGCCTTGTGCGGACCCGAGTCTAACTTTGGGATTATCACCACACTTTGATACTAGTCTTATCAGCCTTGTTTATCAAGGAGGTTCACCTGGTCTTCAGTTTATTAAGGATGGTCAATGGATCAATGTTGGAGCCATTCCTAATGCCTTTGTTGTTAACATAGGTAACCAACTTGAG ATAATTAGCAACAAGAAGTTGAAAAGTGTTCAACATCGGGTCGTGACTAGTACACATGCGACAAGATTAAGCATTGCAACCTTTGTGAACCCGTCTCTCGATTGCATCATTGAACCAGCAAAAGTCTTGGTGAATGAACTGGAACCATCGCTTTACCCAACTAGTCAATATAAAGATTATGTTCAACGCACCAACGCGTTTGGTGCCTACACTGCTGCCATCCTGAATGCTATGCGTTAA